The DNA window CGACATATCCGACTATCGAGACATCGCACCCGAGTTCGGCACACTCCTAGATTTCGACAAGCTGGTAGCTGAGGCAAAAGAGCGAGGGATCGGCATCATGCTCGATCTCGTCGTCAACCATACATCCGACGAGCATCCGTGGTTTCTTCAATCCCGCCAGGGGCCTAACAATCCATTCCGCGATTTCTACATCTGGCGCAAGCCCGCCCCGGACGGAGGCCCGCCGAATGGCCTGAAATCCTCCTTCGGCGGCCCGGCCTGGACCCTCGATCCCACGACCGGCGAATATTACCTGCATATGTTTTCCCGCCGCCAGCCGGACCTCAACTGGGAGAACCAAAAGGTACGGGCGGAAATTTATGACATGATGAACTGGTGGTTGGAGCGGGGCATCGCCGGCTTCCGCATGGATGTCATCGACTACATCGGCAAACAGGTGGACCGGGAGCTGGTCAAGGATGGACCGCATCTGCACGACTATCTGCAGGAGATGAACGCCAAAACCTTCGGCAGCCGCGACATACTGACGGTCGGCGAAGCTTGGAGCGCCACCCCCGGCGCAGCGCTGCTCTATTCCGGGCGCGAACGCCGGGAACTGTCGATGATCTTCCAGTTCGAACACGTCACCCAGCAGTGGGACGCGGTCTATGGGAAATGGCGCCCGAAACCGTTCGATCTGGTGAATCTCAAGACGGTCCTCAGCAAGTGGCAGCTCGCCTTGTCGGAAGACGGGTGGAATTCCCTCTTCTGGGGCAATCACGATTTGCCGCGCGCCGTCTCGCGCTACGGCAATGCCACCGGCTATCATGTCGAGTCGGCCAAGATGCTGGCGACCGTGTTGCATCTCCTCAAGGGCACCCCTTTCGTCTATCAGGGCGAGGAGATCGGCATGACGAACGTCCCCTTCACCTCCATCGAACAATATCGGGATATCGAAACAATCAACATGCACAGGCTGCATGTGGAGGCCGGCCTTTCACCGGAGGAATTCATCCGGGGAGCAAATGAGAACGGCCGCGACAACGCCCGCACCCCGATGCAATGGAGCGCCGCCCCCTATGGCGGCTTTTCAACCGGCGTGCCCTGGATAGAGGTCAACCCCAATTACTCGAAGGTCAACGCCGAAGCGGCCATCAACGACGAAAAGTCGATCTGGAACCACTATCGCAAACTCATCGCTCTCCGGAAA is part of the Rhizobium bangladeshense genome and encodes:
- a CDS encoding glycoside hydrolase family 13 protein; the protein is MDQSTTPLGGPERSPLQPKWWHTATVYQVYPRSFCDSDGDGIGDIPGITSKLDYLKKLGIDIIWLSPIYKSPMDDNGYDISDYRDIAPEFGTLLDFDKLVAEAKERGIGIMLDLVVNHTSDEHPWFLQSRQGPNNPFRDFYIWRKPAPDGGPPNGLKSSFGGPAWTLDPTTGEYYLHMFSRRQPDLNWENQKVRAEIYDMMNWWLERGIAGFRMDVIDYIGKQVDRELVKDGPHLHDYLQEMNAKTFGSRDILTVGEAWSATPGAALLYSGRERRELSMIFQFEHVTQQWDAVYGKWRPKPFDLVNLKTVLSKWQLALSEDGWNSLFWGNHDLPRAVSRYGNATGYHVESAKMLATVLHLLKGTPFVYQGEEIGMTNVPFTSIEQYRDIETINMHRLHVEAGLSPEEFIRGANENGRDNARTPMQWSAAPYGGFSTGVPWIEVNPNYSKVNAEAAINDEKSIWNHYRKLIALRKNHPVIVYGEYRSWLDQHPDVFVYTRALDRSWIIVVANFTPREITLSLPKELAINGECLICNYESVHMIGETIELKPYETFAIECK